The DNA segment TTTGTGTGTTTTAGGAGAGAATTCGGATTCAGAATTGGGACTCATACTGAAGGAACAAGAAAGTAAAACTTGGTAAAACAAGGAATAGTATTTGTCATTATAAAATAGTACCCCATTGTCCAATGTGAGTGGCATGAGTCATTGGAGTGATTGGTTTAATTCTAGGCCAAAATCTAACTATTTCTGCAGATCATAACTGAGAAGACCTCCCTTACTTCTTGAACTCTGCAAGAACAGGGTATATGTTGTCGAAGGCAGTGTAGAAGTCATCCCTTTTCTTGGCTCCAGCGATCACAACGTTCCCAGAGACAAAGATAAGCAACACGAGCTTTGGCTGTTTCATGCGGTAGATAAGGCCAGGGAAGAGTTCAGGTTCGTAGGTGGAAAAGGCACCATGGGATGTGCAGGCAAACTTCTCAAGTCTGATAGTGAACTGAACATCGCAAGAGGCAACAATATTCTGAATCCTGAAGTCTCTAAACTTGGCAGGAAACCCTAGCTTCTGAATAATTCTTGCAAACTTCCTGGCAGCAAGTTTAGACTGCGCTTCGGTTTTTGCACCAGTGCAGACCATCTTGCCAGAGGCAAAAATCAAGGCAGTAGTTTTGGGATCTTTGATTCTCATAATCACAGCAGAGAAACGCTTAGGAAAGAACTCAGAATTGCGAGAATGCAGTGCTATGTGGTTAAGATCCAATACGCAGTCCAAATCTACTGTCGATACAATGTTCTGTATGGTAGGAACTATACCTGAAGGGTTGTTCCTCCTGGCGGccatcttctccttcttcttcttcttcttcttcttgggtTATTGTACTTCCAAAGATTTGATGTCTTATTTCTATATATAGAAAGCAAGAaacaatatgagaaattaaaacCTGGGatcgttatatatatatatatatatatatatatatatatatatatatatatatatatatatatatatatatatatatatatatagataaatagATAAATTTATATACATAGAGATAGATAGATAAATTCATATCCCAATAGAATTGTGATTAAGAGGATATTTGGTTTACTAAtaatactaaaaataaataaaatatatccacttttcaaattatttaaatattttaataagattcaaaatttaaaattattaatgttgcataattaattttatttattataaaaagataatatatttatatttttttttcagataaactaataaaaacatttttaatttttatattatttttaatatgaaaattataattagaatatatatatatatatatatatatatatatatatatatatatctctaattataattattaacatatcctaattttatttgaattctaATAAGGTGTTTTTTACACCGGAGACTTTGTTTTAAAGTAGGAAACTTTATCTTCAATAGCCaatgaaatttttaaaaattacatgataaaactttttaaaaaaattgtactTATAAAATTTGTGTGATCTTcatttatcaaataaaatatgtagctatataattaaaattaatttacatataaTGTGAAACTTAGTATAACTAAAtttaaatgtaatttttttttataaaaataataattttatcctaAAACAAATCAATCAATGTTAAATATTGTAGCTCACTTATTATAAACTAGCATAATGTCTATAATACGTGtgggtaatttataatttttattttttaatttattttttaattacattctaaataaaataaattaattattattattaattaatttttaattaaaatttctatcttatttaatttaatttaatttaattaatttttacttctatataaaaatatagttgagagataatttatgcataaaaatttaaatatttaattaaaattaaaaataattctattgaaaataaataataataaaatatgaataattaaaatattagttataattgcatCCAATAtacaattataatgaaataaaacattaaaattttaaaaaatattaaataagaaattaaaaaaaaatagtaattaaataaatattaattagatatagttaaataaataaatttgagaatgataactaataacctttgaaataaataataaaaaataaaataaattaaaaaaagaattaaGAGCACTTAGGTGAAATAAAAGTACTTGGTAAAAGGAGAGTTGTTGATATGTATCAAATGCCCCATATGACATATTATATATAAACAAACAAATGTAAATCATTTAAATACAAAattgattttataattaaatattatttaattgaaatacggtaacaaaaatatttaaattcaattcttataataataaaatatttttcatttactTGGCCATTTTAATTCAACAACTATAAGTTGgccataatgataataataataataagtattaattaatattaggaaaatgaaataaaaataatattaaattattaacataaaaaaacatatatactaattataaataagttaatatctataatttatttttataactttttatatagactatattttttcataataaaactaatagaaaatataacaatataataaaaatatttattaaaaatatgaaataatttaaggttgattaaattatatgacatgTAATTATATGATCATAAATTTAATggtcaattttctttaaactaatggcCACCAGtgacctattattattattattattattattattattattattattattattattattattattattattattattattatagagggtaaataatatttttacataaataaatttataaaaaaataatataaataattttaaatattacatttaatcacaaaaaattttaatttttaaaaattaaatttaaaaaataacaatttaaattacaaatgttaacaaatattgtaaataataataatactaataataataataataataattagaaaacaataaaaaaaattaaataataattaatataaaaaagttATTAATGGAAAGTTACAAGTTGTTAACCTtcatgctatatatatatatatatatatatatatatatatatatatatattatttatttatttatttatttattaatgatatttaacGAGGTCATGTCAATCCATTGAAAACAATTTATTACATAATTTAGTGGGGAAAAACCTAGTTTAATAACATTAGTTTTAATTTTCCTTCATATAAATATAATGACTTTTTTATTTAACAAATGAACTATATATCGGagatttttttttgtcaaatttaaatttaaagcgaaattataaaattataattttttaattacaatATTTTATTACATTACAAAAGCACTAAGGGCATCATAGGACAACATAAGAGTAATTTTACATAATTACGGTGATTCCATATTGGAAAGAAATGAGAAATATCAAACTACTAAAAGTTAAACATTTGGATCAAAACAGATATTAAATAAAAAACTGTtagatagttttttttttctttttttttggttTAAGGCTCATTTGCATGTTTATGGGACCAATTTTTATACATTCTTTTTTCAAATATGCAGGATTATATTATACCTCTAAGGAGATAAAGAGTAAATTACAAAATTTGTCTGCTCCAAAGGATTACAAGCAAAAGAGTCATCATATCGCATTTTTTGCCAAAGAATGAGTAGCACAATTACAAGATctataaataaaagtaaattcTAAGTAGAACAAGAATGGGTAAATGCATAAATATCCTGAAAAATCCCATCCAAATCACTACGAATAAAATGTCATTGAGTAGTGGAGATAATATTCTTAGAATCCTTTTCACAATTAATGCATTGAAATGTTGATTCTTAGGCAAGAGCACTACTTCTCTACAAGCTAACGCTTCCAAAGTTAAAGGATCAGTAATCCCAGGAAACCATTTGCAAAACCGGCCAAGAGGTGCACCTGCATTATTTCTAGCATTTAAAGCAACAATACTTATGTTCTTTCTTTTATCTACTGCAATGTCAAAGTTAAACTTAATATGTGAGAAAGGAGGTGGAAGCCAAGATGTGGGTGTAGGAGTAAGAACAACTAAAGCCAAAGGATGATCATTTTGATTAGCCATATTAAATTCATCAATTACATTGAGAGCTTTGGCAGTGACTCTTGGAAAGGCAAATGCCTGAGTGTGTGATTTAGGAATAATTGATGAAAGTCCCCAAAAAAATCATGTCCTAAAATGTTCTAGATTCGTAGAATATCAGCAACTAAATTTCTTATTCGGCTAGGAGTGTTTTTACTGAAAACAATAGCAAACTTTTATAATTTGATAACTTGATCACTGAtggatgtatattgattgtaacacccctatgttcatttgttttatacattttactgttccaatgaccagtgctCGTCCGGACAGTCAAGAGGcttaaaatcatatttaagtcacctataaaagctataaacaaaaattaatagaaattatatgaaggaaaaatggaaataagaaaaacaaagcataaaaggttaaatgagccaaggccacagcgatgagtgaccatactagaaAGTGACTGCGATGTCAGTCGTTGCTTTATTTTTGAGTAGGACCTTATGGCATcccaggcctaagaattattgcaaaGCTAGGGAAAATGTAAAAACCACAAAAAAGAGTtgagaacaagttcaaataattgaatcagtgtTCAGGAAGTAATACAGTGTTATTGAAAAAAcggatcagaccggtaaggggcaatttggtcaattcacccttagaagtgactcatggcctaaatgtccaataaaatgttgGAAACTAAAGTTATGAAAAACATATTAGAAATGAAGAGGTTGGTGGAAGgaatggaaaagaaaagaaaagaaaatagaattatgacatcataaataaattttaattttaatttaagaaattatgggataaatattacaaaataagacaaaaaaaaattaaaagcgaaattgttcttcttcttctatcCCAAGCCGTCCACCCTCACTCCTTTTTCTTTCAATTCTCTCAtcactcctccattaaagctcacttgaAGCTTTTCTAAACCCTAAATCATACCCTAAATTCTTCATAAAACTTCTAGAAAACCTCAAGTTGAACTTCAAGAgaaagattagaaggagaaaaattgaagaaaattgaagagaattggAGCTTTGGAAAACTTCATAAGAGGTAAGTTTATATTTAAGCTTAGTTACTTTAAGTTTCttgaaaattaagcttaagtaaGATGAATTAGCATTTGAATGAATGAAATCAATTTTGAATTGGGGGAAGAGaccaatttcggcagccatgggataCGGGATGATTGATATATTTTGATTCAATTAAGCATGTGTGCAAACCCAAATAAGTAAGTAGAGATTGTTAGGATGCTTGAATTGGCATGAATTAAGCAATTtcataattagggttcttgacattGGAAATTTGGGGGAAAATTTAGGGGTTGGGTGAATTGatgaaaattgacctaattgaggtttaaattggtcaattggtgtgaatTGGAATGTGATTGAAAGATTGAAACAAAAAGGAAATGGTGTATGTGTAAGGGtcaattctggcagcttgacccatGCCtattcaaatgaccataattgaaATTCTGTTGCACCAATTGGTGTGATgaaaattggagatgaaaattaagacccaaagcaacaattttGATGCAGAAACCTTGTcctaaaactgaccacaagttggtgaaaaattgggttgaattcggattaggtacccaGCCGCtgtacagaattgaccatataaacagtacttgtttaaatggtcataacttggtgtagaaaggtccaaatgacctgatttttgaaccattggaaagctaggaCATagtgaaacaactttcatgaggaacacaaacccaaattctggccATAACCTAGTCAATTTGCCAATCAAATTTGGCTCACCAAATCTGTTGGAACCTAacattgcccagaaatctggaatttggccaattcggccagttatggttaaatgactataacttgagctaaaaaactccaaatggagtgattcaaaaagggaattaaatctaagacatgttagtagtatgccctagagcatatcatttagtgtgtatcttataaatattttattaataaaaggcattttcactttttcgtttacataatatatttatgtgtaatagaaaaggtccattgatattttgttagaagttctattcttaagttgttaagaatatgagtgacagtatttctagcacaaagtatcataaataggttcacaatcgaggatacttcacaataaggacattgtaatcatgtttgttcccaagttatttatatgagatgtaaataagatggaatggtgagtctcatgccatataacaaacatgataggcatttatacatgataagtaggccgaaccagtgacacttatgacaagcacatggagtttactcttattaatgcattgtcataaatcatatgagtgcatataatctttaaacctgagataacatagttatcttgtatatag comes from the Hevea brasiliensis isolate MT/VB/25A 57/8 chromosome 5, ASM3005281v1, whole genome shotgun sequence genome and includes:
- the LOC110672792 gene encoding TATA-box-binding protein-like, with the translated sequence MAARRNNPSGIVPTIQNIVSTVDLDCVLDLNHIALHSRNSEFFPKRFSAVIMRIKDPKTTALIFASGKMVCTGAKTEAQSKLAARKFARIIQKLGFPAKFRDFRIQNIVASCDVQFTIRLEKFACTSHGAFSTYEPELFPGLIYRMKQPKLVLLIFVSGNVVIAGAKKRDDFYTAFDNIYPVLAEFKK